A DNA window from uncultured Methanoregula sp. contains the following coding sequences:
- a CDS encoding chemotaxis protein CheW has product MEQLLVFSVGDIRCGIPLAATSRVIRMVKPLRNKNDRPWEAGVINLHGTIIPVLSMRSLFGFDRSTLRLTDMLIIAHTNSGDVALWVDATDGILESPAVSELPDISDMGQPEIAGLKKNSDGLLIIQNLDLVISRKTPLALGNSTRTHSDVNPVEIFSQTETLLEERARKIAEPEDSASGNAVLEVLKFRLAYREYAIEMNYIREVVLTGEITPVPGTPDYISGICVVRGEIISLVDLRALISIPEKGLTDLNRVIVMTSRHLSFGILADHITGIGILELNKISSPTPGSEPVQCKYIKGVTDGFLTVLDADEFFRDPKMIIEDA; this is encoded by the coding sequence CGGATGGTCAAACCGCTCCGGAACAAGAACGACAGGCCCTGGGAAGCCGGAGTGATAAACCTTCACGGGACTATAATCCCGGTCCTGTCGATGAGATCCCTGTTCGGATTTGATAGATCCACCCTTCGTCTTACCGACATGCTGATCATTGCCCATACAAATAGCGGCGATGTTGCCCTCTGGGTTGATGCGACAGACGGGATACTTGAAAGCCCTGCGGTATCAGAACTCCCTGATATCTCTGACATGGGGCAACCGGAAATAGCCGGGCTAAAGAAGAATAGCGATGGGCTGTTGATAATTCAAAATCTCGATCTCGTTATCTCCCGCAAAACCCCCCTCGCACTCGGAAACAGCACTCGTACTCATTCAGATGTAAATCCGGTGGAAATTTTTTCTCAAACGGAAACGCTCCTTGAGGAGCGGGCACGGAAGATTGCGGAACCTGAAGATAGTGCTTCCGGGAATGCGGTTCTTGAGGTCCTCAAATTCCGGCTGGCGTACCGTGAGTATGCCATTGAGATGAACTATATCCGTGAGGTTGTCCTTACCGGGGAGATAACGCCGGTTCCCGGGACTCCGGACTATATCTCCGGGATCTGTGTGGTCCGGGGAGAGATCATATCTCTTGTCGATCTTCGGGCCCTGATCTCCATTCCTGAAAAGGGCCTCACCGATCTGAACCGCGTGATTGTCATGACCAGCCGGCACCTGTCGTTTGGTATACTCGCCGATCATATCACCGGTATCGGGATTCTTGAACTGAATAAGATATCATCCCCCACCCCGGGTTCGGAACCGGTTCAATGCAAATATATTAAGGGCGTCACCGACGGATTCCTTACGGTCCTTGACGCCGATGAGTTCTTCCGGGATCCCAAGATGATCATCGAAGATGCCTGA